The Synechococcus sp. RS9916 DNA segment TGTGCTTGATGGCAATGGCCTTATTGATTCTTTCCGAAGATCTGCTGGAACTGGAGATCCAACGTCAATGTGTCGTGTCTGACCATTGAGTCAGTCTGACTCCGATTCCTCAGCACTCGCATCGGGAGGGACGCGGAAAGAGCCTTTGCTGCGGTTCGTTCTCGCAGCATTGCGGATTGCCGCAAGCACCATTGCTCTTGTAGACCTTTTGCGTTCCGACTGGGCGGGTGGAGTCAGCGCTTCATTGGCATGGTTGTTGTTCGTTCAGGTGGAACGGCGGTGGCGGACTGACAGTTGATGCTGAAAAGCCCCCTGGATCAGGGGGCTTTGGGGTTTGTTGCTGTCGCCCTCGAATCAGATGCTGTAGCGGATGCCCCGGTAAACGAGTTCGGTCCGCTTTTGTGGTTTCAGGGCAGTGTGATGGGCATCGATGTATTCCACGCCGCGATAGGCCTTGGCCATCAGGCGCTGAGCATCCTGCAAGGCGGCCTGCTTGCGCATTTGGGTGCGGGTGATTTCGAGGCTGTTCATGGTTGAACTCCACAGTGTCCACGTCCCCGTTGCTTGGCGTGGATCGATCTGCAGCCCACGGAATGGGGCCCAACGTGCTCTCACTATACCCATT contains these protein-coding regions:
- a CDS encoding DUF4278 domain-containing protein, which produces MNSLEITRTQMRKQAALQDAQRLMAKAYRGVEYIDAHHTALKPQKRTELVYRGIRYSI